In Pseudobacter ginsenosidimutans, the following are encoded in one genomic region:
- a CDS encoding right-handed parallel beta-helix repeat-containing protein, whose product MKLFQFTGSILLCIIVSVPATAKIWRVNNNPGIDADFTSVQAAHNAAEGGDTIHVEGSASRYGRLTISKRVYIIGPGYYLDQVPNTQVNMFSAVIEAIDFNTGAENSVVMGIECPSDVNINCHKITLMRNRLMAGGIGEERPSTPIRIGYGAGTEPANDIIISQNYGGNILVLYGSTRILISNNYLTRSTNEGDATTFDVIGAPSSAILIVKNNVLRRGRLTTYNSSYSNNIMINGSVNNTTTGNLFLNNIGSEAQFGTANGNQSNVSMANVFVGRQTGVSWDGEYMLRAGSPAIGAGEGSTPQNPIDCGMFGGLTKYVLAGQPPMPAIYSLEVSPVGSLNEPVKVKAKVKSAGK is encoded by the coding sequence ATGAAATTGTTCCAGTTTACCGGATCAATACTCTTGTGTATTATTGTTTCCGTACCCGCCACCGCCAAAATATGGCGTGTAAATAACAATCCCGGGATCGATGCCGATTTTACGAGCGTGCAGGCAGCGCATAATGCAGCTGAAGGAGGAGATACGATCCATGTTGAAGGATCTGCCTCAAGATATGGGAGATTAACTATTTCCAAAAGAGTTTACATCATTGGCCCGGGTTACTACCTGGACCAGGTGCCCAATACCCAGGTAAATATGTTTTCAGCTGTTATCGAAGCGATCGATTTCAATACGGGTGCTGAAAACTCGGTGGTCATGGGAATAGAATGCCCCAGCGATGTCAATATCAATTGCCATAAGATAACGCTTATGCGTAACCGCCTGATGGCAGGAGGTATCGGAGAAGAGCGGCCATCTACCCCGATCAGGATCGGCTATGGTGCAGGAACAGAACCAGCAAACGATATCATCATTTCCCAGAATTATGGAGGCAACATACTTGTTCTGTATGGATCTACTCGTATCCTGATCTCCAATAATTACCTCACCCGGTCCACCAATGAAGGTGATGCAACAACCTTCGATGTGATCGGAGCTCCGTCATCCGCTATACTAATTGTCAAGAACAATGTTTTGCGCAGAGGCAGGCTTACTACTTACAATAGCTCCTATAGCAACAATATCATGATAAATGGTTCTGTCAATAATACTACTACCGGGAACCTGTTCCTCAACAATATCGGCTCAGAAGCACAGTTTGGTACAGCAAACGGTAATCAGTCGAATGTGAGCATGGCCAACGTTTTTGTGGGCAGGCAAACTGGTGTTTCCTGGGATGGAGAGTATATGCTTCGTGCCGGATCTCCCGCCATCGGCGCCGGTGAAGGCAGTACTCCACAAAATCCGATCGATTGCGGCATGTTTGGTGGCCTTACCAAATATGTGCTGGCCGGGCAGCCGCCAATGCCTGCCATTTATTCACTGGAAGTTTCCCCTGTAGGCTCATTGAATGAGCCTGTAAAAGTGAAAGCGAAAGTGAAATCTGCCGGTAAATAA